One region of Candidatus Neomarinimicrobiota bacterium genomic DNA includes:
- a CDS encoding divalent-cation tolerance protein CutA, with protein sequence MTNDISPVVILITCGNSEEAQTISNTLVRRKLIACGNIVPEITSIFNWEKKVTHDSEVLVIAKSQNELFDEVVKVVKELHSYQTPEIIALPVIKGSEDYLTWLVDETSAEDG encoded by the coding sequence ATGACCAACGATATTTCACCTGTCGTCATATTAATTACCTGTGGGAATTCTGAGGAAGCTCAGACGATTTCAAATACCCTGGTGCGAAGAAAATTGATCGCCTGTGGCAACATTGTTCCCGAAATTACGTCAATATTCAACTGGGAAAAAAAGGTCACTCACGATTCCGAAGTCCTCGTTATCGCAAAATCCCAGAATGAATTGTTCGATGAAGTCGTCAAGGTCGTGAAGGAGTTACACAGCTACCAGACACCGGAGATCATCGCTTTACCTGTTATCAAAGGCTCCGAAGATTATTTGACCTGGCTGGTCGATGAAACCAGCGCAGAGGATGGCTGA
- the carB gene encoding carbamoyl-phosphate synthase large subunit, which translates to MPKRTDLESILIIGAGPIVIGQACEFDYSGTQAIRALKEEGYRIILVNSNPATIMTDPDLADVVYMEPLTVDYIKEVIKKERPDAVLPTVGGQTALNLAVDLKKAGVLAEYDVELIGAQVEAIEKAEDRERFKEEMDNVGIDTAQGGFVKTMDEAKELLKEMEFPVIIRPSYTLGGTGGSIAYNAEEFEELAENGLYQSPINEILMEESLVGWKEYELEVIRDKADNAIIVCSIENIDPMGVHTGDSITVAPSMTLTDREYQQMRDWALLCLRTIGVETGGSNVQFAVNPEDGRMVIIEMNPRVSRSSALASKATGFPIAKIAAKLAVGFTLDELPNDITGQTLAAFEPTIDYVVTKVPRFDFEKFPSASGHLGVQMQSVGEVMSIGRTFRESLQKAFRSLEVGLDGLEPKKPAEEVEEVSDKSPTRKRFLDMTKLRFPTAFRLLKVWQAFREGESVEEIAKLTHIDPWFLRHIKRIADQGVDELNQENMQRWKAEGFSDRQLGRRLDKSEAEIREYRKEHDIVPTYKVVDTCAAEFSAQTPYCYSTYEEENEIEPLEGKKIMILGGGPNRIGQGIEFDYCCVQAVFGLRDLGYKTIMVNCNPETVSTDYDLADRLYFEPITFEDVMNIVDLEQPDGVLVQFGGQTPLKIARDLEEAGVPIVGTAPKSIDLAEDREKFGQVLDKLDIARPDYGTGTSLDEVIEVAEGIGYPVLVRPSYVLGGRAMEIVYSTDQLVDYLSRTSDVNAGQPIYIDAFLEDAFEFDVDGLSDGETVHIGGIMQHIEEAGIHSGDSACVLPPYMITREAIEQITDITEKIALELGVVGLINMQFAYKDGKVYVLEANPRASRTVPFVSKSSDIPLAKIAAQISVGEKLNDLSLSRWDRMSHVSVKEAVLPFNKFPNERMYLGPEMKSTGEVMGIANTFGDAFSRATTASGSELPKNGKVFISVNDNDKLNVIPIARDLQEMGYEIIATSGTAQALQRNGIHTETIHKVGEGRPNAVDGIKNQEISLIINTPLGQQSRYDEESIGRAAIQKGILNITTLSGAQAAVRALRADQDGDHEVHSLQDYYDMSY; encoded by the coding sequence AACCTGGCTGTGGATCTGAAAAAAGCCGGGGTGCTGGCAGAATACGATGTCGAATTAATTGGCGCGCAGGTTGAGGCCATCGAAAAGGCAGAGGATCGCGAGCGATTCAAGGAAGAGATGGACAACGTCGGCATCGATACGGCGCAGGGCGGGTTCGTCAAAACAATGGATGAAGCTAAAGAGTTGCTCAAGGAGATGGAGTTCCCGGTGATTATTCGGCCGTCCTACACTCTGGGCGGGACAGGTGGCTCCATTGCATACAACGCCGAGGAATTCGAAGAACTCGCCGAGAACGGGCTTTACCAGAGTCCGATAAACGAGATTTTAATGGAGGAAAGCCTGGTCGGGTGGAAAGAATATGAGCTGGAAGTCATCCGGGACAAGGCTGATAACGCTATTATCGTTTGTTCCATAGAAAACATTGACCCGATGGGCGTCCACACGGGGGATTCTATCACCGTGGCGCCTTCCATGACGCTGACTGACCGCGAATACCAACAAATGCGTGACTGGGCGTTACTCTGCCTGCGTACCATCGGCGTGGAAACCGGTGGGTCAAACGTGCAGTTCGCCGTCAACCCCGAAGACGGCCGAATGGTGATCATTGAAATGAATCCCAGGGTCAGCCGATCCTCGGCGCTGGCTTCCAAGGCTACCGGCTTCCCCATAGCCAAGATTGCAGCGAAACTGGCTGTCGGGTTTACGCTGGACGAGCTGCCAAACGATATCACCGGACAGACGCTGGCAGCGTTCGAGCCGACTATCGATTACGTGGTCACCAAGGTCCCGCGGTTTGACTTTGAGAAATTTCCGTCCGCCTCCGGGCACCTCGGTGTACAAATGCAGTCCGTTGGCGAGGTAATGTCCATCGGCCGGACGTTCCGGGAATCCCTGCAGAAAGCATTTCGTTCCCTGGAGGTCGGTCTGGACGGTCTGGAGCCGAAGAAGCCCGCTGAAGAGGTTGAGGAAGTGAGCGACAAATCACCAACCCGAAAGCGGTTCCTGGACATGACAAAACTACGGTTTCCGACGGCCTTCCGGCTGTTGAAGGTCTGGCAGGCATTCCGGGAAGGCGAGTCCGTGGAAGAAATTGCGAAACTCACGCATATCGATCCCTGGTTCCTCCGGCATATCAAGCGTATCGCCGATCAGGGCGTCGATGAGCTGAATCAGGAAAATATGCAAAGGTGGAAGGCTGAGGGCTTCTCTGACCGGCAGTTAGGACGGCGTCTGGATAAATCGGAAGCGGAAATCAGGGAATACCGGAAGGAACATGACATCGTCCCCACCTACAAAGTTGTGGATACCTGTGCGGCCGAGTTTTCTGCGCAAACTCCGTATTGCTATAGCACCTATGAAGAGGAAAACGAAATTGAACCGCTTGAGGGAAAAAAGATTATGATCCTCGGCGGTGGGCCGAACCGTATTGGACAGGGGATCGAATTTGATTACTGTTGTGTACAGGCAGTATTCGGCCTCCGGGACCTCGGGTATAAGACGATTATGGTAAATTGTAATCCCGAAACTGTCTCGACGGATTACGATCTGGCGGATCGGTTGTATTTTGAGCCCATCACATTCGAAGATGTAATGAATATCGTGGACCTGGAACAGCCTGATGGGGTACTAGTGCAATTCGGCGGGCAAACGCCGCTCAAAATTGCCAGAGATCTGGAAGAGGCCGGCGTGCCTATTGTCGGCACTGCACCCAAGAGCATTGACCTGGCGGAGGACCGGGAGAAATTCGGGCAAGTGTTGGATAAACTGGATATCGCACGACCGGATTACGGGACCGGCACCTCCCTGGACGAAGTAATTGAAGTCGCCGAGGGGATAGGCTATCCGGTGCTGGTGCGTCCAAGCTATGTCCTGGGCGGACGTGCCATGGAAATCGTCTACTCTACGGATCAACTGGTGGATTACCTCTCCCGGACGTCGGACGTCAACGCCGGCCAGCCCATCTACATCGATGCATTTCTCGAGGATGCCTTCGAATTCGACGTAGACGGTCTGAGCGACGGCGAAACCGTGCACATCGGCGGTATAATGCAGCATATCGAGGAGGCCGGGATTCACTCCGGCGACTCTGCGTGTGTGCTCCCGCCATACATGATTACCCGGGAAGCCATCGAACAGATAACCGATATCACGGAGAAGATTGCACTGGAACTTGGCGTTGTTGGGCTGATAAACATGCAGTTTGCCTATAAAGACGGCAAAGTCTATGTGCTTGAAGCTAATCCGCGTGCGAGCCGGACAGTGCCGTTTGTGAGCAAAAGTTCGGATATTCCGCTGGCAAAAATCGCCGCACAGATCTCCGTGGGAGAGAAATTGAATGACCTATCGCTGTCCCGCTGGGACCGGATGTCGCATGTGTCCGTCAAGGAAGCGGTACTCCCGTTTAACAAATTTCCCAATGAACGGATGTATCTCGGGCCGGAGATGAAATCCACCGGAGAGGTGATGGGCATTGCGAATACCTTTGGTGATGCGTTTTCCCGGGCAACTACTGCATCCGGAAGCGAACTGCCAAAGAACGGCAAGGTCTTTATCTCTGTAAATGACAATGATAAGCTTAACGTGATCCCGATTGCGCGGGATCTGCAGGAAATGGGATACGAAATAATCGCCACTTCCGGAACGGCCCAGGCATTGCAGCGAAACGGCATCCATACCGAAACTATCCATAAGGTAGGCGAGGGTAGACCGAACGCCGTCGACGGGATAAAAAACCAGGAAATTTCGCTCATCATAAACACACCGCTGGGTCAGCAGTCCCGGTATGATGAGGAATCCATTGGCAGGGCTGCAATTCAGAAAGGAATTCTGAACATTACCACACTCTCCGGAGCTCAGGCGGCTGTCCGGGCGCTCCGGGCCGATCAGGACGGAGATCACGAGGTTCATTCACTTCAGGATTATTACGACATGAGTTATTGA
- a CDS encoding translocation/assembly module TamB domain-containing protein: MKRTLLYIAGAVLVVLAAGIIWLFTPMGKKTVQQFVFQKFEQSTGYKIQSADFETNLISRITFRDVTITDTLTRSSLGISELTVNYKLMPAFRGRVTVDSLESDGIRIHLNRNLLDRFTSISKDEPVKQSRWKFKLRYADVSNVQISYEDTSNNAHVLLRNIDALYIPEKTVSVDISGLNGVYQGEIVRPFSARIRGEYLSGDRWQMPVATIRGRETSLSAQGEIGLGESLQIDLMFDGKIGHDLLYFAREFLPEEQEDRITLSAVSLTGDVRYDSSLNYSGEIGAEYVQYDTIRVESLAASITGNNEMVNFNSVRTLLGSERDTLRITGKYDWHRKESEVNAAGHLSSLRYVKYFLAGEEIPVDSPVDFSLNASIPATGIEQTTGSGKFRFTQPIISQKKYSEMQTDITVSADSLRISGEHLDNQVEISGQFAWPFQFDGTIQLNSIAEFDSTVAQLLSPVVSGEFAGRVGHADMFTVNGELFADVTYSSADGNPYSVHSELPFQGDTAGFRIRDGSLKVNDLSPSNVRAGVDFSPQLKVSLDITEPYSPNGDSTLGNFHAGVQYSQMKGYAGQIVAENLSLQRWTQLIPRMVNQVYGNVNIQTDFIYTQDSLQGSGRIFMKEARFATTPIDSVNAQFHWDTAGLTITSGKASTQNLSASLDGYLPFSSNDSLHLTVSGERWPLDVANPFLPDPWQINGMINHKITVQGNYLTPSIEGQVEVDSGFVRWDKNNPPIKNFQARIDFSGRTFDVQFVHFQYDTYPVKISGEGTLTPSFNGEISLEPKGAVEVDFDYSQGGRVALIMNSVPVAVARAYIPLQLKTPGNVSGTLNIDSFTEDPFIQSNGVWQSQDDTSASEWSYRWNGEYQEQKITLNRSTLSTPNGIIQVQGSVPLDMQNGGITDSVKVDSLDLWLVVSEIKAQLANDYTDRIRATSGEVNGDISVGGTWAEPTLGGYLSGTDIDLHSAIQEWEVLDLGWQMDFNGKQFTLNNASASLNSYPIEAAGSFTFDDPKNIAVELDGEFNNHSQLQLRMKHNSVTDSIAGNLHVSKLRLDTLLNVIKVQKPLQGITHLSIALSGTRSAPEFNYTADVKDLTVEQVRFQQATFSGNYQSGFLAIDTLLLKNKGASVLGSGRVSADVSLAPFSIAAVGEQADFQFAARDFPLDPFEIGFANEADINGILNADVSYKKTETSRKITGNLAVTRFNSNLPFFQQKITSGELQLDFNGNRVQVQRGRLSIDKHPVQFAGTVTIPPEGAVQYDMSISTDQITLTREKIVSMTLAPSNLRLITRAGEPTYVEGTVTFNSFKYRKDIPNPQILTLIGTRTIRPQRLTQAMLEDIRLNLSVQMLKNATVQNNLADLEFTADVQLSGPLYQPRFSGRIATNSGEIFYLRRTFEIQNAQVFFNGTPNLNPDINIVATTVVPDYQNIDEIDYTFTLNITNTLRQPRIQLSSDPARRPKTNEQLTQSDIIGILAVGRPRDQFSGVVGEGNLTQTLVRQAEQFSSKRIASAVEYRVGRLLDLDKVAIEGNLFNMSGAHSPTFTAQKDLSKRLTLTYSTSIGHSNEQGIRLNYQLSPTWYLVTETNQQEEYGVDLKYRIKFK, encoded by the coding sequence GTGAAACGGACATTACTCTATATTGCTGGTGCCGTATTGGTGGTCCTCGCCGCGGGGATCATCTGGCTCTTTACTCCAATGGGTAAGAAGACCGTCCAGCAATTTGTATTTCAAAAGTTTGAGCAGTCGACAGGATATAAAATTCAGTCTGCAGATTTTGAAACAAACCTTATCTCCAGAATAACATTTCGGGATGTCACAATTACGGATACGCTGACCCGGAGTTCTTTGGGCATTTCCGAACTGACCGTCAATTACAAGCTGATGCCGGCATTCCGTGGCAGGGTAACTGTCGATTCTCTGGAATCTGACGGTATTCGTATTCATCTAAACCGGAATCTTCTTGACAGATTTACAAGTATTTCCAAAGATGAACCGGTAAAGCAGAGTCGCTGGAAGTTCAAACTGCGGTATGCTGATGTGTCAAATGTCCAGATTTCCTACGAAGATACCAGTAATAATGCACACGTCTTGCTCAGGAATATCGATGCCCTGTATATCCCAGAGAAAACCGTTTCGGTAGATATTTCCGGCTTGAATGGTGTTTACCAGGGAGAAATTGTACGTCCATTTTCGGCAAGGATCCGCGGGGAATATCTGTCCGGAGATCGATGGCAAATGCCCGTGGCAACTATCCGGGGCCGGGAAACTTCACTTTCCGCCCAGGGAGAAATAGGTCTCGGGGAGAGCCTGCAAATAGATTTGATGTTTGACGGAAAAATCGGACACGATCTCCTGTATTTCGCCAGAGAATTTCTCCCGGAAGAACAGGAGGACAGGATCACCCTTTCCGCGGTGTCGCTGACAGGTGATGTTCGTTACGATTCTTCGCTGAACTACAGTGGAGAAATCGGCGCAGAATACGTTCAATACGATACTATAAGAGTAGAATCGCTGGCCGCGAGTATTACCGGGAATAATGAGATGGTCAACTTCAATAGTGTACGTACTCTACTCGGTTCGGAAAGAGATACACTTAGAATTACGGGAAAATATGACTGGCACAGAAAAGAGAGCGAAGTCAATGCGGCCGGACACTTGTCGTCACTCCGATATGTGAAGTATTTTCTCGCCGGGGAAGAGATACCTGTCGATTCTCCGGTCGATTTTTCACTCAACGCCAGTATACCGGCAACCGGTATCGAGCAGACGACCGGCAGCGGGAAATTCAGGTTCACCCAGCCAATCATCAGCCAAAAAAAATACTCGGAGATGCAAACGGATATTACCGTTTCGGCAGATTCGCTGCGCATCAGTGGGGAACATCTGGATAACCAGGTAGAAATCTCCGGGCAATTTGCGTGGCCATTTCAGTTTGATGGGACAATACAACTTAACAGCATCGCAGAGTTTGATTCAACCGTAGCACAACTGCTCTCACCAGTAGTCAGCGGAGAGTTCGCTGGAAGAGTTGGCCATGCTGATATGTTTACCGTCAATGGTGAATTATTTGCCGATGTGACTTACTCATCTGCGGACGGCAACCCGTATAGCGTTCATTCCGAACTCCCGTTCCAGGGAGACACTGCCGGTTTCAGAATTCGCGATGGCTCATTAAAAGTAAATGACCTTTCTCCGAGTAATGTTCGGGCAGGTGTCGATTTTTCGCCCCAGTTAAAGGTATCTCTAGATATTACAGAGCCATATTCACCCAACGGGGATTCGACCCTGGGCAATTTTCATGCTGGCGTGCAGTATAGTCAGATGAAAGGATACGCCGGACAGATTGTTGCCGAAAACCTTTCGCTGCAGCGCTGGACCCAGTTGATACCCCGAATGGTAAATCAGGTTTATGGAAATGTTAATATCCAGACAGATTTTATTTATACTCAAGACTCACTGCAGGGAAGTGGCCGTATATTTATGAAGGAGGCCCGGTTTGCCACGACTCCCATCGATTCGGTGAATGCCCAATTTCACTGGGATACAGCTGGATTAACCATTACTTCCGGCAAAGCGTCTACACAAAATTTATCGGCGAGTCTGGATGGATATCTGCCGTTCTCTTCCAATGATTCTCTCCATTTGACCGTTTCCGGAGAACGCTGGCCGCTGGATGTCGCCAACCCGTTTTTACCCGATCCCTGGCAAATTAATGGCATGATAAACCACAAAATTACGGTGCAAGGAAATTACTTAACACCTTCAATTGAAGGACAGGTTGAGGTGGATTCAGGGTTCGTTCGCTGGGATAAAAACAATCCGCCAATTAAGAATTTCCAGGCCAGAATCGATTTTAGCGGCCGGACATTCGATGTGCAGTTTGTGCATTTTCAATATGATACCTATCCCGTAAAAATTTCGGGGGAAGGAACGCTCACCCCTAGTTTCAACGGGGAAATCTCACTGGAGCCCAAAGGGGCTGTTGAGGTAGATTTTGATTACAGTCAGGGTGGAAGGGTTGCACTCATAATGAATAGCGTTCCTGTGGCGGTGGCCAGGGCTTATATCCCACTACAATTAAAAACGCCTGGTAATGTAAGTGGAACCCTGAATATCGATTCCTTTACAGAGGATCCCTTCATTCAAAGCAATGGGGTTTGGCAAAGCCAGGATGATACCAGTGCCTCAGAGTGGAGTTATCGCTGGAATGGGGAATACCAGGAACAAAAAATCACGCTAAACCGATCAACATTGTCCACACCGAACGGCATTATACAGGTACAGGGCAGCGTCCCCCTTGATATGCAAAACGGTGGTATCACGGATTCCGTGAAGGTCGATTCCCTGGATTTGTGGCTGGTTGTCTCGGAGATCAAGGCTCAGCTCGCCAACGATTATACAGACAGAATTAGGGCGACCTCGGGCGAGGTGAACGGCGACATCAGTGTTGGTGGTACATGGGCGGAACCGACTCTTGGTGGCTACCTGTCGGGTACGGATATCGATCTCCATAGTGCAATACAGGAGTGGGAAGTGTTAGATCTTGGTTGGCAGATGGATTTCAATGGCAAGCAATTTACACTCAATAACGCATCCGCCAGCCTAAATTCGTATCCAATTGAGGCTGCGGGTTCGTTTACTTTTGATGATCCTAAAAATATTGCTGTTGAATTGGACGGCGAGTTCAATAATCATAGTCAATTACAACTCAGAATGAAGCATAACAGCGTTACCGACTCAATTGCTGGTAATCTGCACGTTTCCAAACTCAGGCTGGATACGCTGTTGAATGTGATTAAGGTGCAAAAACCGCTGCAAGGAATTACGCATCTATCGATCGCGTTGTCCGGAACCCGGAGTGCGCCGGAATTTAATTATACTGCGGATGTCAAAGATCTCACGGTTGAACAGGTCCGATTCCAGCAGGCTACTTTCTCCGGAAATTACCAATCAGGATTTCTCGCTATCGACACACTCCTGTTAAAAAATAAAGGAGCGAGCGTACTCGGCTCCGGCCGGGTTTCCGCGGATGTAAGTCTGGCCCCATTCTCAATAGCGGCGGTAGGGGAGCAGGCCGATTTTCAATTTGCCGCCCGGGATTTCCCGCTGGATCCTTTTGAGATCGGCTTTGCGAACGAGGCAGATATCAACGGCATATTGAATGCGGATGTCAGCTATAAGAAGACGGAAACAAGCAGAAAAATTACCGGTAATCTTGCTGTGACCAGGTTTAATTCGAATCTTCCGTTTTTTCAGCAGAAGATAACCAGCGGAGAGCTCCAATTAGACTTCAATGGAAACCGGGTTCAAGTTCAGCGAGGAAGGCTTAGTATCGACAAGCACCCGGTACAGTTTGCCGGAACTGTGACGATTCCGCCCGAGGGTGCCGTTCAGTATGATATGTCCATATCTACCGACCAAATAACACTGACCCGGGAAAAGATTGTTAGCATGACACTGGCTCCGTCTAATCTTCGTTTGATCACCCGAGCTGGTGAACCGACTTATGTAGAGGGAACTGTTACGTTCAATTCCTTCAAATACAGGAAGGATATCCCAAACCCGCAAATTCTCACCCTGATTGGCACACGGACTATTAGGCCACAGCGGTTGACGCAGGCCATGCTGGAGGATATCAGGCTTAATCTCTCGGTACAGATGCTGAAAAATGCGACCGTACAGAACAATTTAGCCGATCTTGAATTTACCGCAGATGTACAATTATCCGGCCCGTTATACCAGCCAAGGTTTTCCGGGCGTATTGCGACAAACAGCGGCGAAATTTTCTATCTGAGACGGACTTTTGAAATACAGAATGCGCAGGTTTTTTTCAACGGGACACCGAACCTGAATCCGGATATTAATATCGTTGCGACCACAGTAGTGCCAGATTATCAGAATATTGATGAAATCGATTATACTTTTACCCTGAATATTACCAATACCCTGCGACAGCCGCGGATTCAATTATCCTCAGACCCGGCGAGGCGTCCAAAGACCAACGAACAATTGACACAGAGCGATATCATTGGAATTCTGG